The following is a genomic window from Strix aluco isolate bStrAlu1 chromosome 27, bStrAlu1.hap1, whole genome shotgun sequence.
TTCCCTGCAACATTCAGTACTGGTATGAAACTTGCTCTTTTCATTACCTTATGCTGTAGGCTTACAAACTGGCTCTTCCCAAAGTTTACCTGTTCCTCCTGGGTTGAGTAGGTCTAGCAAAGCCTGGCAGCAATGCTGTTTTAACAAGGCAGTGAATAGTTAGCACAGCATAGGTATTAAGGAACCATTTGCCTGGGAAGATAACTGGTTTAAAAATACCAAGTAATAGAAGTTTCTGCTCCTCCAGTGCGTGGACATGATTGCaatgaaaagttaaaaatcaAAGGGTAGAGAGGAGTCTTGCCTGGATCTTGCCTTTATCttgttttttctctatttctcccCAATAAACTGACACAGCAAATCTGAGATCACATGATATAGCTCCTCTTTTCAGAGTCACAAAACACACATTCAGGAGAcaattgaaaaaaaccaaataatcAACAAACTCAAACTCAAATCAAGGTCGAGACCATCTCTCAGAGCCCCCAAGAGACCCACTGGCTGTTGGAAAATGTGGGTGCAGAGCTGGTCCATGGGAACAGGGAGGGGGTGAGGAGATCGGGTCACAGCACATCTCCCCCACCACACTCCTCTCATGTCCATCACGCAGTGACCATCACACCCCTGGACCTAATCCCCTAAAACCAGGATGAAAGAGGAGGGGAAACTCCCTGGGGGCTGAAAATCACCACAGTATGACAGACATGCTAAAAGTGGCTACAGCCAGAGTGCGGAATGCAGCTGGGATGCGAGAGATCACAAGAACAGGAACAAAACCATGGGATATTTTCCTGCTCTGAAGCCTGTGGTAggctggaagaagaggaattcTTGCATCAAAAagtttttctgaaacaaaaccttttttcttttttttttttttaaattaagatttttccattaaaataaaatgtagcaCCAAAAGGTCTCACTCCCAACATGCTCAACCCAATTTGAATTATTTGGTTTAATTAAGCTAGCTCaaaacattttggggttttttggagtcAGTTCAACAACATATTCAACTGCCTTTCCCTGTTGCATCGGAGACCCTGCAGCTTTATCCACTGTCCCTCTCTCCTTTTGGGTCAGGCTCCCTCCAAGCTCGGCCTCCTGCAACCCCTGTCCTCAGATCTCTCTCCAAAAGCTGGACAGTTGCATTTGGTGTCAGTTGTCTCATCAAAAGCAGAAAGTGTTTCCTAGGAGGACAATGTGGAGAGAAGAGATGCAGCCAGAGCCAGAACATACATGATCTGACACCAGGATTGAGGACAACCCCAAGATCAGCTCTAGATCTTCTCATGCCCCATTCCCCTAAGGATGTCCGTGAGTCCTGGAGCCAAAGTGTCCAAGAGCTCCCAGATCCCTACAGCAACGCTGGTAATTTCAGCTTGCAATTGTAGCCAACCACGGAataaggaaggggaaagaaatgcagtgaacaaaacaaaatcattaGTTTGAAACATCCACCCTGCCCCTACAAACCATGCCACCCTCCCACACAGCGACGCGGGCGCCAACGCTATCCCTGTCCTTCCAGGGACCCGGACACACACGCGTGTGAACAGCAAAGCCAGGAAGAGTTGGAGCCCTGACACCGCAATGAGGGCACCTGCCCAGCGTAGGAGGCGAAGGACCAAGCCTGGCCCTGCCCCAAACCAGGTGGGAACCCAAACTTCAAGCTGAGGGATGAGGACACACCAGTTTTCTGAGGGTTTGGCCAATAAGAGTGTCTGCAAAAGCTACCATGTTCCAAGTATCGGTTTCAACTTCAACTAATCAGCAATTCCCCCCCAATAAATTAACACATTGGAAAACACGTATCAGCAACCTGTGCAAAATCACCTTGAGAAATAGATTTGGCCCTGCAGATGCTTCCCCATCATTAACACTCGTTGCCTTTTACAGGCAGAACCAACAAAACCTGGTCATTTACCACTAACCTGCCTGCAAGACTTCGTTCATTAATTCTCAGTAAATCCACATTTATTACTGATAGTTTTTATTAAACAGGAGGTTGAATCACGTTCTCCTTCAAAGCTCTTACTCACAAGCTGAGGTATCAACAAAACATAACGATCTCCTTTGATAGAAAAGtgttttacattttcaaagtctCAGTGCCGCTCCATCCAACCTATAAAAAGGGGAACATGCAATTTTTACCATGTCCTGAAAACAATTCACCCAGCCCAACTGCCCTAATTTTTGTTGCTATTACACAAGATCTAAATACGACCCCTCTGACTTAACAGCATTCTTCAACCCTTTATGGGGCAAATATGCTCCTGCTTTCTCTGCTGGTAAATGGGGCAAATATGCTGATGCTTTCTCTGCTGGTAAGCAGAATATATGTTAAGTAGTTGACATTCTTTGCATCATAAACATTTTGTGGAAGTTTCATGCAGCCTCGCCCCATTTCCCAGGCAAATAAAAGGAAGAAGGTGCTCCACTGTGGTCAGAGGGAACTGCACGCAGCTCGTCGCCTGTCTCAAGCCCTCTCCCACCAGCAGCCATGTCCTGCTGCTCCTACAGCATCAGCTCTGGCCATGCCGTCAGGAAATTCAGCTCTTCCTCTGTAGCTGTTCCCAGGAGCCGATGTAATTTCAGCGCTGCCTGGTGTCACTGGGGTGGTGGCATGGGCTACCGTGGTTTGGGttccttcagcagcagaagtCTTGATGGCCTGGTGTGTTCCAGGCCCAGAACAGTTGTTGGAAGATGTTCTCCTCCGAGACGTGGATATGGCTTTGGTGCAGCTGGCACGGGGTTCGGCTACAGAGGTGCTGGATTTGGCTACGGAGTTGGTGGAGTCTCCAGGCCATGCACCATCACACCCATCACCATCAACAAGCGACTGCTCCAACCGCTCAGACTGGGACTCGATCCCAATATGCAAACGGTGAAGTACCAAGAGAAGGAGCAGATCAAGACCCTCAACAACAAACTTGCTTCTTCCATTGAGAAGGTGAGCTGAGAACACCCTCCCCAGGTCCAGTTTGCAGGCACTAGAGTCCAAGTGAGGTGTCTAGCATGGAAAGGGCAGGGAACCCGTGTAAGACATTGAGGGCAACTCGCATAAGGGTGCCGGTTGAGCATCGAGGTGTTTATGAGCCACTGGGGAAGCTTCAGTGTACAGGCACTATTGCCTCTAGGCCTGACTACAGGGAGGGAACAAGCTAAAACCAGTTTCATCAGCCTTCCAGTTCCTTCCCATTCCTCTACGCACATCGTGAATTTATTGGAACTCTGTCCTTTCTAGAAGTGCTTAGTTTTTTTGTGCATTTCCACATGGGTGCCTGAGAACAAAAGCACACTGGATGAGGAAATGCTGCATTCACGTGTACCAAGAGCAGGAGCACATTTCACTGCTGTTACATGGACACTGGCTCTCACGAGCTCTTAATCCTCATCTTGTTTCCTATTTTGTTTTCTGGGATTCAGGTTCGATTCCTGGAACAGCAGAACAAGGTGCTAGAGACTAAGTGGAACCTTCTGCAGGGACAAAACCACTGCAGGAACACCCTCACACCCAGGTTGGAGGCTCATATTGGTAACCTGAAGAAGGAGCTGGAAGCACTGGGGTGCAACAGAGCCCAGTTAGAAACAGAcctgaaagcagcacagcaggttTTGGAAACCAACAAGAAAATGTAAGtaaaaaacagagaaatgtgAGTGCAGGGTTCAAAATGTTGTTCAAGGTGTGTAAACAGGCAGAGACCATGAACTTTTTGTGGTAGTAAATGGTTCCCAGAGAACTAGTAAGTAGATGGAGAGATCTACCAGGATCTCAGTATATAAAACAAGGTCCCAATTTACAGAGAGATGGAGGAAACAGAGGATGTTCCTCTTCCGggttctccttctctccttcctaaTTCAAAGAATTAACATTTAGAAATGTTCAGCAGCTATTTGCTGTCGCCAAGGTCAAATGAAAACAGTTCTGCTGCAATTTTGTAAAGATGCAGAAACCTCTCTGAAAACGTTTGCTTTCCCATGGGCTATGAAACAAGACCAAAGCATCCCAAAACACTGtttggggagaaggaaaaaaattaagagtttcACTTCTTGAAAGAAGGCCTGCAGAAACCCAAACAAAGATGTAATTGCGCCGAACTCAAACAACATCTCCCATTTTCCCACGCAGGTACAAGGACGAATGCAGCCAGCGGACGTGCACTGAGAGTGAGTTTATTGCCCTGAAGAAGGTGAGCAAGGGGCTGTTTGAACTCTCCTCTCCAGGTTGAGGTCTTTGGGGTGCACGCGGTGATTTATTTCCCAAAAGCAGCACACAAAACAAGTACAAGCAGGAGCCGGTGCTTGGGTTTGCTTGAACTCAAATCAGCAGCAACGGCGTAATTGGGAGCTGGCGCATGGTCACGGTACCAGCACTGAAAGTCCCTCACCCCAAGGGCAGCCCTGAGTCCGCTCTCGCTAACAAACTTCCTTCTTCTATCCCCAACGCGTCTGCAGGACGCGCGGactgttttttcttaaacaaagcaGAGCTGGAAGCCAAGGTAGAAAGCCTGAAAGAAGAGGCTGAATTCCTGAGAATGTTCTATGAAGAGGTAAGAAGCCTCCCTATGGCTCCAGCCATCGCTTACATTTCCCAGCTGGATTTTGAAGCTGCTTATCCCAAAGGACAGGGGAAAAGGTGGTAACGAGGGTGAATGGTGAGAATCAGCGATTCATCTCTGCATGGTCACCACGAAGGGGGACCAAGGCACCCAGTGTGGGTGACACACCAGTCTGGGGCTGGACTGGGAGCACAGTGGGaccagcatccccctgcccagctcaaCCCCATGTCGCCAGCAGGAAATCCACCAGCTGTGGGCGCAGATCTCAGATACTTCGGTGCTCATGCAGATGGACAACAGCCAAGATCTTGGCTCGGAGGGCATCACTGCGGATGTCGAGGCTCAGTACGAGGACGTTGCCCACAGGGGCCGGGCAGAAGCGCAGGCCTGGTATGAAAGGAAGGTGAGAAAACCTGGCAGAGGGAGGGTTTGGGTGCAGTTTCTCTCTTCAGACCAACTTCAAGCCTAGAGAAACACCCCCCACTCTCCTGATTTGCTGTGATTCAACTCAAGTTTTGGGGATAGGCAACAatgtcttttggggtttttttagctcgAGGAGTTGCGAGTCACTGCAGGCAGAAGCGCTGACAGCCTGCGAGAGACAAAAACCGAGATAGCTGAGCTGACACGGACAGTCCAGAGACTGAATGGAGGAGTGAGGAGTGCCAAGGCCCAGGTGAGCACAGCCAGGTCTGGTTGTTTCAGCAGGGCAGAGTGAATTGCTGTTCCTGCAAGCTCCCACAACTAAATTAAATGGTGCTGTAGCACCTTACAAAGGGTGTTCACAAGCTGGGACTCTGCTGCTCCAACTAGGGCTGCGTTAAAGCCAAACTCATGCAGTACCTGAAGGTGGATGCAGTTACAGCATCCCAATCCCTGCGAGCAACACAAGGGAGCACTGAAACTGCATATCCAGCTCCCTCAAACCCCTGCTGGAGGGGACTGCGTGTCCATCTTACCGCTGGGCTGAATGAGCAACCAGACTTTAAACCCATCTCTTGATAATTCATCACATTTGAAGACAGCAAGAGACAGCTAGGACTGACCATGTCGTGCTCCTTGCAGCGCCGCAAGCTGGAAGCTGCCGTGGCTGACACTGAGCAGCGTGGGGAAACGACTGCCAAGGATGCAAAGCACAAACTCTCCGAGCTGGAGACAGCCCTGCAGCAGACCAAGGCGGACCTGGCCCAGCAGCTCCGTGAGTACCAGGAACTCATGAACATCAAGCTGGCCCTGGATGTCGAGATTGTCACCTACAGGAAGATGCTGGAGGGCAAGGAGAGCAGGTGGGTGATAAACAAGCTACTTTAGATGCATTTGTTGGAAGGGAAAACGACTGAACAGTGCTATTTCAGAGCTGCCATGCTGTAAATCAACCACACAGTCCTGATGTAGATCAGTTCCTGCCATCAGTCCTAACAGAGCTCCACTGGTGCAAACCCACCCAAACAGCCAGCCCTGGTGCCTCCAAACAGCGAGAGACGGGCTGGAGAGAGTCAGGCTCACATCTGAGTCTAAAGGGCTTTGCATGTGAAGGTAGATTGATAATGTGCAAGCTCCTCCCATGCTCTACAGGCTCTGTGCAGAAGACCGCTTCGCCATCAACATCTGGAACTTGAGGTATTCACCTTCTACCAAGCTGAGGCATCTTCTGACTTTTTTCCAGGGAATTCCTGAAGCCAAAACTCATCTTTGCTCTGCCTTTTGCAGCTTCTTGCCTTTCTCACCTACAGCCCAGAGCCTGGCTTTGCAAGTGCCCATGCATCAGCCAACAGAAACTCATGCTGGACCAGCAGCGTGGGGGCCCGAGGCACAGCGGTGAGCTGTGGTGACGGTGTTAGCAGCAGGAGCACGAGGAGCTCCCACATGAAGGTGGTGTCCATGCCCAAGTCAGCCAGGAGCAACATGTAAAGAGCTGTAGATAAATGGCAAGGCTGAAAACAAAGCCACATGTGTCCCTTTTTGACAACACACAGCAACAGCCAAGCCAGAGCCAGTGTGCCCTCACCAACCCCAGACTGCATGCCCATTTTCcattacagaatcccagaatcccagaatcatccgggttggaaaagcccctgaagctcctccagccccaccatgaacctccccctgaccgttcccaactccaccagatccctcagcgctggctcaacccgactcttcaacccctccagggatggggactccccccctgccctgggcagcccattccaacgcccaacagccccttctgcaaagaaatccttccgaagagccagtctgaccctgccctggcgcagcttgaggccattccctcttgtcctattacaTGGGGATACAAAAGGCAAAGAGGTCTCTTCTATGCTCAAGAGTTTTGTTATTTCTGCTAGGGAATCTAGGAGCTGGGAGGGCTAAAATCCCCTTCATCGCTCCCATTATGCAGTTAAAACAAGATGCCTTGGGTGTAGTTCCCTGGTCTTCCCACTCCTACAGATTCAAGGATTAAAATGAAATGAGAGAGAGGGCACCTTCTGCCTAGAGCTTTATCTGGCCCAGTTGTCTTAGCAGCTCCCACCCCAGATCAACCTAGTTTTGTCAGTTTTTTAGATTACATATATACTCGTGGCACGAGCTGAACTCACCTAAGGACAGATTTCAAGGGCTGTTGCTGTTTGAAGGCAGTTTGCTTATGTACTTGCATTATCTGTTTTGAAACTGATCCTCAACTTCcccttttcttctggctttttaaCAGCCTGGCTCCTCTGTTACCATAAATGCCGTCATAACTGAAGGGTCCGGGGGCCAGAGCCCACTGTTGGGTATGGAGGGGGATGATCCATCAGCATGTCTGGCCCTAAGACACAAAGCTCCTCTGTGATCTTGTTCAAGGGATCCAAACCCAACCTTAAATATGTGGGACCAGCATCAATTCCCTTCCCAGTCGTCCAGGACCCAACACACTGAACTGCTAATTAAGTACATGAACCCTatttgaaggaaaaggggaagtaGTGATTTACTTCTAATGACCATGTATTTTGCCAGTGGCTTTTCTTCTAACTTCAGTCTTGCTTCTCCAATAAATTGACAGAGCAACTTAGTTACCTTCATCTGGGGAAAGGAGGGTTAATTCTTGTCTCTGCTCCAGGATCTCAAATGCCAAAGCCCACAGGGGTCTAAACCAGGCCCAGGCCAAGCCCTCCATCCGCTGGGAGCTCTTCCTTCCCAACCCTGACACCATACCTCAGCGGTCTCCCATACCCCCCAGCGCATCTATCCTCCGTGCACATGAGCAGCTAAGCAAGGAGAGGGCTTATAACCTCTCTCCAGAGCACCACTGAGCTGAAGGCAcagctctcttcttcctcacaccCGCACACGAGGAGCAGGATCCATTCCACTCAATGATGGGTGTTTACGACACAGATGGCTGCCAAGAAGGCAGGAGAAACAGGTGCTTCCCAGTTAGATGTCTTCATTAGGAGAGGGTGGAGCCCCAAATGATTTTTCccccaggaaaaacaaacaaacaaaagcatttagAGGGCACTGACTAAGCAAAGATGCTCTAGCAATTGGCATAAAGCTAACTGAAactttttattactattactgaCTGCTAAATTCCCTTAAAACCATCACCGACTGCCTCGAGTTGCCTGGGGACTCCTCAAAGTCAGACACCAGGAGCTGCTGGATGGTTTTACACCCCCTTGTCCTTCCTCTCATCCCGGCACCAGACCAGGCCCCACTCAGCTCATTGCAGTAACCCCCCAGGCAAAGCAGACCCAACTCCCAGCCCATGCTACCTGCCCCCAGTCCACACTGGTTTCATGCCATTTAATTCCTTTTAAACATAAGATGAAAATCTCAATCCACCTCAGAGCAGGGTTTTAGCCTTAGTAGTTACtcaaaaaatgatggaaaatgaAGCAAATTCAGTTTAAACACTGGGGAACAGAAGAAAGCTCCCCACCTTCTGCAGCTGTCTTCCCCAGCCTGCTTGCATCCAAGTCCTCACCcttcccctgcctcagtttccctagaGAACAGAACTTACCTCCTTTATAAAACCCTCTGACATCTGTGGACAGAACCGCGTTGCCAGTGACCTCAGTCCTGTTATTACAATAACGTGTGTCCACCTCGCATCCCAGCGCTGGCAGCTGCCGGTACAGCAGTGCCGCAGGGGCAGGTGGATGCAGTGGAGCGACCGCATCCTGCAACGCTGCCCAGAAGAAACCTCCAGGGACAGTCAGCAAGTAGAGAGCGTTCAGCTGGGGCACCAAACTGGAGAGAGAAAATCAGGACAGCTCACTAGGAGGGGAGAAATACAGAGGCTAAGAGCAAGCAGAGGGCAGAAACACTCAAAGAAGTATTGCTTAAAGTATTAGATAAAAACTTACAAAGTATACTTAAATAAGTATTATGATGTATAATTATTGTGCATTTTACCCTGCAGAGAGCAAGAGGGTGAAGCTGAAGTGCTCTGAGCCTTGGCAGGGGTAGCTGGGCTTTGCACCTCCATGGAAACCAGCAACactgtaagaaggaaaaaaatcagtttcacagCTTTTATGAGGTCAGGAAGCAGCAAGATTTCCTTGAGAGTTGGCTTGGAAAGAGGAAATACTAGTGACCATCAAATGAAACCAACTGGGCATCTTCGATTCTGTGAGTAAAGCGCACGCATGGAGCGACCTCCCCAGCCGTTAACGCCCTGGCCAGGGCAGAGCTATCAAGAtgtgacagaatcacagaatcgtctaggttggaaaagaccttgaagatcatccagtccaaccattgacctaacactgacagttcccaactccaccagatccctcagcgctggctcaacccgactcttcaacccctccagggatggggactccccccctgccctgggcagcccattccaacgcccaacagccccttctgcaaagaaatccttcctaagagccagtctgaccctgccctggcgcagcttgaggccattccctcttggcctgccgctggctccttggctcaagagactcctcccccctctctgcaccctcctttcagggagttgcagagggccatgaggtctcccctcagcctcctcttctccacactaaacccccccagttccctcagccgctccccatcagacctgtgctccagaccctgcaccagctccgttgcccttctctggacacgctcgagtcattcaagggcctttttggggtgaggggcacaaaactgaacccactcatcgaggggcggcctcaccagtgccgaacacaggggtcagatccctcccctgtccctgctggccacgctggtgctggtacaagccaggatgccactggccttcttggccacctgggcacgctgctggctcattaccaatcccccccaggtccctctctgaccggcagctctccagccactcctccccaggcctggagcgctgctgggggttgttgtggcccaagggcagcaccgggcatttggccttagtgaaactcccccggctgggctcagcccatcgctccagcctgtccaaatccctctgcagagcctccctacactcgagcagatcaacactcccacccaacttggtgtcgtctgcaaacttactgttTAACTTAATGTTTAACTGATGTGATAATAACTGAGGGCTTTGAGACGTTTCAGTGATGAAGGCAACACCTACAGTGATGGAGCTGTGCTGTGGAAGGCTGAAACTACACAGCAGAGCATAGAAAGACGGATGTGCTCCTGACTGTGGAGTATTACCTGCCTAAATCTAACAGGAGGGAAAACGGGGCTGGGATGTCCCAGCGCATGAACAGGACAGTGTCCCTGGGATGGCACCAGATGGCTCAAAGGACTTGCCCATTTGAGGAGGAATTGCCCTCTGCAATTGTCTTTTGCTCTCTGCTGGGTTCCATCTTTCCCTCAACTCACATTTGCGAAGCTAAATGACCTCCAGCTTTCCCTAAATCCTTTGAGCCCAAACTCACAGCTCCTCCATGAACCTTGTCAGGTCACTCCGACATCCAGACCAGCCAACACGAACATCCTTTGTCTGTGTATGATTTCATGCACATCTCAGATGCTTGTTATTCTTCTTACTCACTGCTGCAAATCAGGGAGGcaaaaaaatcctgctttgtgGGTCGTTTGACACCTTTTTCTACCTTTTAATACCTCTGAGGCCTCCACACTCCCATCATCGTTCTTTTTTGCCTCTATTCTCTCCAGCAGTGACATCCTGCCCACCAGCACGGGCAGCTCAGCTGCTGTCCAGACAAGCACTGGGAGGCAAAGTCTGGCACCCAGAGACTCAGCCCAAGCGACAAGAGCTGGGTGAGGGCTCTGCCGGCCGCAGAGCGGGCGCCGGCACCGACAGCAGCTCAGAGCCTGCTCCGTCTGGCAGTGGTGGAGGGCTCTGGAGTGGGAGGGTGCTGCCTTTCGCTGGGTCACGTCTGTCTCCTTTTCTGAAAGTGCAAAAATTTGCTCTGTTGCAAAGTTGCTTCTGAAGCTGCATTATTTCTCCTGAATACGACTTGCAGAAATTGCACTCAGCAGGAAACTTTCAATACACCTGCTTTTACACTAATTCAGGGCACTCTGCCTTCATAAGGcagcttggggaggagtggctggagagttgccagtcagagagggacctgagggtgttgattgacagctggctgaacatgagccagcagtgtgcccaggtggccaagaaggccagtggcatcctggcttgtaccagcaccagcgtggccagcagggacagggaagggatctgacccctgtgctgggcactggtgaggccgcccctcgatgagtgggttcagttttgggcccctcaccccaaaaaggcccttgaatgactcgagcgtgtccagagaagggcaacggagctggtgcagggtctggagcacaggtctgatggggagcggctgagggaactgggggggtttagtgtggagaagaggaggctgaggggagacctcctggccctctgcaactccctgaaaggagggtgcagagaggggggaggagtctcttgagccaaggacccagcggcaggccaagagggaatggcctcaagctgcgccagggcagggtcagactggctcttaggaaggatttctttgcagaaggggctgttgggcgttggaatgggctgcccagggcagggagggagtccccatccctggaggggttgaagagtcgggttgagccagcgctgagggatctggtggagttgggaacggtcagtgttaggtcaatggttggactggatgatcttcaaggtcttttccaacctagatgattctgattctgtgataataTCAGCAACCCCTCTGAGCAGAGACTGAATTTCGACCAGCTCCACTTATGACCCCAAACTGAGCCAAGATCGGATCCAAAGAACAAGCACAAAGGGCATCTGTCTCTATGTCACGGCATTTCCTGGTGCGCACAGATCCCCTTTTCCCCATCAGCACTGTGCAGTGTTCGTGGTTCTGCTAATGTGGGAAAGCTGCAGCCACGCAGACTGCAGATTCCCCCTTCCCAGGCCAGTCCTGAAAATTCCAGAAACAGGAACGGAGCCCTGCTAATCTCCTGTAAGGCTAAGAGACCCACAATTCATCGTGACAGCAAACAGCGGCACCTCCTGCCAAAAACATCTGGGCAAGGTCCGTCTTTgagcttttcattaaaattaacttcaggggatttttttcattctacttTTTGGCCATGACATAAAAGCGGTGAGCTGGGTGTGCCGGGCCACCGATAACAGCTCTGCTGGGCACCCCggcttcctccctccctgcctttaGTGCCGCCTCTGTAGTGAAACTACACACGGGCTCAGCGCTGCGCGAGGTGCTGGGCTGTGTCGGGGCTGGCGTGACGAGGTCTGGGTAGTGCAGAGGTGGGTCAAGCACCCTTCAAGGCCCTGGCAGCCTCGTCACCATCCTCACCCTGCAGGAAACAGCTTTTCTCAGTGAGTACAAAAGCTCTGCCTGGTCCCATCCCCCCCGGGGCGATGCCTTctgcaccagcagctccagcttcTGCACCGTGGCCCTGCAAGAACGGGAACAAGCACAAACCACCCTGGGGTGAGCCCTTCTCACCCTACGCCGCCCCAACAGGAGCGGGAAGGAGTTGCCCACACGCAGCAAGGCCCAGATTCACCTCCCCAAGCTTCGGCCATCTGCAAGAGAGGAGTTTCCTCCAATGTTTAGCTCCTCTCAGCTCAGCGGAGGAAGATGGTGCTCGGAGAGGGATTGGTCTCAGTTTCAGTCCCGATCAGGGGCGGGGCTGAAGCCAAGTGCTTGAACAAAACCAGTCGCGTCATCCCGCTGCCCAGACTGGGTGCAAAGCGGGCAGGGGAAACTCCCCCAGGAACGGAGCCTGGGCAGGCAGCGAACCCTAAATCCCGACCCCAAGCACAGTGTGGCACCGCTCCAGGGGACACAGCCCCGAGCAGGCTCTGGAGACAGGAGGAAGGTGACAACGCTGGTCGTTTTCCAGAGCTCCTGAGCATCCAGGGTGGCACAGACAAGGAACTCAGCTGGGACTGAAGAAGCACGCAACAGGGAAACTTTATTAATGGCCTCATGACAAGGTCTCAGACCACAAAGGCATAAAACGTCAACCGAAGATACACGGCTAGGACATGGCTGAGCATGCAGTACAACAATTCTGTGCAGCTTCTCCGAGTTATTTATCTAATAATTCTTCCTACTGCAGTAATGACCTAACTATTTTCCCTGGCATGTTTAAGTTGAAGACACATTTTGGCAGGAACAAGTAGTTATTGTAATGATGCATCAACGAAACATGTTTTTCCCCCTAGCTGTAGTAATGACACCAGATATCACTAGATACGCTTTGAAATGTGGGGTGGTAAACAGAGACACGCAGGGATGGGGAATGTTATCTCCCATTTTAGTGTGCTACTTAGAATTTTAAGCAA
Proteins encoded in this region:
- the LOC141915806 gene encoding keratin, type II cuticular Hb4-like; translated protein: MSCCSYSISSGHAVRKFSSSSVAVPRSRCNFSAAWCHWGGGMGYRGLGSFSSRSLDGLVCSRPRTVVGRCSPPRRGYGFGAAGTGFGYRGAGFGYGVGGVSRPCTITPITINKRLLQPLRLGLDPNMQTVKYQEKEQIKTLNNKLASSIEKVRFLEQQNKVLETKWNLLQGQNHCRNTLTPRLEAHIGNLKKELEALGCNRAQLETDLKAAQQVLETNKKMYKDECSQRTCTESEFIALKKVRRADCFFLNKAELEAKVESLKEEAEFLRMFYEEEIHQLWAQISDTSVLMQMDNSQDLGSEGITADVEAQYEDVAHRGRAEAQAWYERKLEELRVTAGRSADSLRETKTEIAELTRTVQRLNGGVRSAKAQRRKLEAAVADTEQRGETTAKDAKHKLSELETALQQTKADLAQQLREYQELMNIKLALDVEIVTYRKMLEGKESSERRAGESQAHI